The Kitasatospora albolonga nucleotide sequence AAGCATCTAAGCGGGAAGCCTGCTTCGAGATGAGTATTCCCACCAACTAGATTGGTTAAGGCTCCCAGTAGACGACTGGGTTGATAGGCCAGATGTGGAAGCCCGGTAACGGGTGGAGCTGACTGGTACTAATAGGCCGAGGGCTTGTCCTCAGTTGCTCGCGTCCACTGTGTTAGTTCTGAAATAACGAACAGCCGTGACAACACCGGTGTTCAAATTTTCATAGTGTTTCGGTGGTCATTGCGTTAGGGAAACGCCCGGTTACATTCCGAACCCGGAAGCTAAGCCTTTCAGCGCCGATGGTACTGCAGGGGGGACCCTGTGGGAGAGTAGGACGCCGCCGAACAATCTTTGTGGGAAAGCCCCGTGCCGTCAGGCACGGGGCTTTCCTGCGTTTCCTGCGTTTCCTGCGTTTCCTGCTTGTGTTCCGGCCCGGCAGCCCGGATAGGTCTCTCCTGTCGGGGGTCGAGCTGTCGTCGGCGTACCCCGGAAAGCTCGCGCCGGCCGCGATTATGCGTATCCCCTGATCCCGTGTATGGTTTACCTCGTTGCCACAGCGCAGCGAGGCCCCAATAGCTCAGTCGGTAGAGCGTCTCCATGGTAAGGAGAAGGTCTGCGGTTCGATTCCGCATTGGGGCTCAGAGAGAAACGAAAGGCCCCCGCCATGTGGCGGGGGCCTTTCGCGTGTGGTGGCCTCGGGCCAGATCCGATCAGATGCGGGGCGGCTCCGGGACGCGCATCGCCAGGATGGCCATGTCGTCCGACGCGGGCTCCGCCGCGAAGCGCTCCACGGCCCGCAGGATGCGTGCGGCGACCGCTCCGGCCGTCAGGCCCGTACAGGTCGACAGGACGTTCGCGAGGCCGTCGTCGCCGAGCATGCGGGTGCCCTCGCGGCGTTCGGTGACGCCGTCCGTGACGCAGAGGAGGACATCGCCCGGGTCGAGGGTGACCTCCTGCTCGTACAGTTCCAGGTCGTCCAGCACGCCGAGCAGGGGCTGCGGTTCGGCGGCGGGCTCCACGGTGCCGTCCTGGCGCAGGCGCAGCGGCAGCGGGTGACCGGCGCAGACGACCTTCAGGAGGGCGCTGCCGTCCTCCTGGGGCCACAGCTCGCCGTACAGGAGGGTCAGGAAGCGGCTGCGGGCGCCCTCGTCGAGGATGGCCGCGTTGAGGCGTTCCAGGACCGCGGGGCCGGGGAAGCCCTCGCGGGCCAGCAGGCGCAGGGCGTGGCGGGCCAGGCCCGTGACGGCGGCCGCCTCCGGTCCCGTACCGCAGACGTCGCCGATGGCGAAGCCGTACGCACCGTCGTGGATCGGGAAGACGTCGTAGAAGTCGCCGCCGACCTCGTTGCCCTCGCCCGCCGCGCGGTAGATGACCTCGATCTCGACGTTCTCGATGTCGGGGAGGCCCGGGGGCAGCAGGCTGCGCTGGAGCGACTGGCTGATCGCCATGCGCTCCGAGTACAGGCGGGCGTTGTCCAGGGCCAGGGCGGCCCGGCGGGAGAGGTCCTCGGCCAGTTCCAGGATCTCCTGGCGGAAGTGGTCGTCCGAGGGCTTCCCGAGCGTCAGCATGCCGATCACGCGGTTGCGGGCGACCAGCGGCAGGACCACCGTCTCGCCGCCGACCGCCTGGGCCGTGGCGAGGATGGTGCGGGTGGCCGTGGACATGCTCAGCGGCGCGTCGTGGTCCAGGCTGCGGGTGGACGTGCTGAGCGCCGCCCGGTGACCGGCCTCCGAAGGGGCCGCCCAGATGCGGGCGCCCGGGGTCGGGACCGGGTCGGGCGGGGCGATCTTGGAGAGCAGGGCCTTGAGGCCGTCGATGAGGTCCTCGTCCTCGTGGAGCACGTACGAGAGGTACGGGTCCGAGGACTGGTCCGCGATCGTGTAGACCGCGCACCAGGTGGCCAGGGTCGGGACCGTCATCTGGGCCATCAGCGCCAGCGTCTGGTCCCGGTCGAGCGTGCCGGCCAGCAGGTCGGACGCCTCCACCAGGAAGGAGAGGGAGCCCCGGCGCAGCCGTTCCAGCTCGCCCAGGCGTGCGGACTCCACGGCCAGGGCGATGCGGTCGGCGGCGAACTGGAGGCGCAGGGCCTCCTCGTTCGAGTAGCGTCCCGGAGCCTCGGCCGCGACGCCCAGGGAGCCCGTCAGACGGCCCTCGACCTTGAGCGGGACCGTGACGACCGAGCGCATCCCGGTGTCGGTGAGGAGCGGGACGGCTCCGGGTACGGCGGTGAGGTCCTCGTGGACGGCGGGCATGCGGGCGGAACCGTAGCGGCCCGTTCCGGCTTCCACGGGGACGCGGGCGAAGCGCTGGCGGGCCGAGGGGAGGCCCGTCGTGGCGCGGACCTCGAGCTCCGTCTCGTCGTCGGTGGCGAGGAGGAGGAAGGCCGCGTCGGCGTCGAGCATGTCGCGGGCCCGCTCGACGGTCCGCTGGAGCAGTCCGTCCAGGTCGTCGGGGGCGGGGGAGCCGATGAAGACCTCGAACGGGTCCGTGGCGCGGTTCTCGGACGAGGAGTCGGAGACCGGGGCGCGGACCGGGGACTGGAGGACGGCCCGCTCGTAGTCGCGGACGAGGAGGCAGACCGTGGACGGTTCGCCGTCGGTGTCGCGGACCCGCAGATGCGAGGCGTAGACGGGGGTGACCCGGCCGTCGGCGCAGCGGATTCCGTAGCTGCCCTCCCAGCGGGAGAGCTGGAGCGCGTCCGCGATGCCGGTGCTGGTGCCGGGGGTGTGCGGCCAGGCCACGAAGTCGGTGAGCTGTTTGCCGGCGACCTGGTCCGCCGCGTGGCCGAAGAGGAAGGCCGCGTCGTCGTTCCACGCGGCGATGGAGCCGGAGTGGTCGATCTGGACGACGGCCACCCGTACGCGCTGGTCCGTCACGGGCAGCAGCGCGGTCGGCAGGAGCGGTCCCGCGGAGCGGATGCCGACCGGGCGCTCGGGCAGGTCCAGCTGAAACCAGACATGTTTGCGGGTGGGGGTGTACTCGACGCCCCAGCGGGCGGCCAGCGCCGCGCAGAGCAGCAGGCCCCGGCCGTTCTCGCGGTCCGGGGAGCCGAAGTCGAGCCCGCTGCTCTGGAGCGGGACCTCACGTTCCGGATAGTGGTCGGCGACCTCGACGCGTACGCCGTCCTCGGTGCGCAGGCAGAGCACGTCGGCCGCCGTGCCCGCGTGGATCACGGCGTTGGTGACGAGCTCGCTGGTGAGGACGACGGCGTCGTCCACGACATCGTTGTACCCCCACCCCTGGAGGGTGTCCCGGACGAAGGCGCGGGCGGTCGCGACCGAGCGCCCGACCGGTTCGAAGGTGGCGGCCGCGCGCGCGGTGATCACAGCACTCCCCATATGGTGTCTCGTCGCTTCCCCGAGTCCTGTGCCCGTTTATCGCCGCTTCGATTCGCTTGCCAGGCTAGACGTTCGTCAAGGGTGCCGGGTACACGAGGGCCGAGATCGGGACAGGACGCGTCAGGAGTCGTGCGCGGGCGCACGAGTATGTCTCCCGGTGGCAGGGACGGGGTGTGAGTGGGGGAGGTTGCCCGCCGACCTGTTCCGGCCTGGTACGTTGCAACGATTTGACGTCCGCCCGGCCACCCGTTGACGGTGTGCTGTGGCGGTGAGCCAAAGTGGAACTGGGCAAGCTTCCGGATAGGCCCGAGCGAAACGGTCAACCCCTGCGGGAGGGACACGGTGGAGTCTGGCGTGGCGGCGCGGGGTTCGAAGGCGCGTACAAAAGGCGGACAGTCCGTGAAAAAGCAGCGCAATGGCACCGTCGAGGTCGACGCGGCAGCTCTGAACAGACTGCTGGCGGGGCTCGTGGCGATGCGCGACGGGAATTTCCGCAGGCGGCTCACCGTCTCCGGCGACGACGTGCTGTCGGAGATCGCCGCGGTCTTCAACGAGGTCGCCGACCGGAACCTTCATCTGACCGGTGAGCTGGCGCGCGTACGGCGGGTGGTCGGGCGGGAGGGCAAGCTCACGGAGCGGCTGGAGACGGGCGCCTGCGAGGGTTCCTGGGCCGCCGCGATCGACGCCTCCAACGAGCTCGTCGACGATCTCGCGCGGCCGGTCTCCGAGGTGGGCCGGGTGCTGTCGGCGGTCGCCGACGGTGACCTGGAGCAGCGGATGGAGCTGCGGTCGCACACGACGGACGAGACGGTGCGCCCGCTGCGCGGCGAGTTCCTGAAGGTCGCCCGTACGGTCAACAACCTCGTCGACCAGCTGTCGGTCTTCACCGAGCAGGTGACGCGCGTCGCCGTGGAGGTCGGCACCGAGGGCAAGCTCGGGGGCCAGGCGCAGGTGCGCGGGATGTCCGGGTCCTGGAAGGACCTCACGGACTCCGTCAACACCATGGCGTACCGGCTGACCGCCCAGGTCCGCGACATCGCGCTGGTGACGACGGCGGTGGCCAAGGGCGATCTGTCGCGGAAGGTCACCGTCCATGTGGCCGGCGAGATGCTTCAACTGAAGAACACCGTCAACACGATGGTCGACCAGTTGTCCTCGTTCTCCTCGGAGGTGACGCGCGTCGCCCGTGAGGTGGGTACGGAGGGCGAGCTGGGCGGTCAGGCGACCGTGCCGGGCGTGGCCGGGGTGTGGAAGGACCTCACCGACTCCGTCAACACGATGGCGGGCAACCTCACCTCCCAGGTGCGCGGCATCGCGGAGGTGACGACGGCGGTCGCCAGTGGTGACCTCACACAGAAGGTCACGGTGAGCGCGCGCGGCGAGGTCGCCCAGCTCGCCGAGACGATCAACCAGATGACGGAGACGCTGCGCACCTTCGCGGACGAGGTGACGCGGGTGGCGAGCGAGGTCGGTGGCGAGGGGC carries:
- a CDS encoding PAS domain S-box protein; its protein translation is MGSAVITARAAATFEPVGRSVATARAFVRDTLQGWGYNDVVDDAVVLTSELVTNAVIHAGTAADVLCLRTEDGVRVEVADHYPEREVPLQSSGLDFGSPDRENGRGLLLCAALAARWGVEYTPTRKHVWFQLDLPERPVGIRSAGPLLPTALLPVTDQRVRVAVVQIDHSGSIAAWNDDAAFLFGHAADQVAGKQLTDFVAWPHTPGTSTGIADALQLSRWEGSYGIRCADGRVTPVYASHLRVRDTDGEPSTVCLLVRDYERAVLQSPVRAPVSDSSSENRATDPFEVFIGSPAPDDLDGLLQRTVERARDMLDADAAFLLLATDDETELEVRATTGLPSARQRFARVPVEAGTGRYGSARMPAVHEDLTAVPGAVPLLTDTGMRSVVTVPLKVEGRLTGSLGVAAEAPGRYSNEEALRLQFAADRIALAVESARLGELERLRRGSLSFLVEASDLLAGTLDRDQTLALMAQMTVPTLATWCAVYTIADQSSDPYLSYVLHEDEDLIDGLKALLSKIAPPDPVPTPGARIWAAPSEAGHRAALSTSTRSLDHDAPLSMSTATRTILATAQAVGGETVVLPLVARNRVIGMLTLGKPSDDHFRQEILELAEDLSRRAALALDNARLYSERMAISQSLQRSLLPPGLPDIENVEIEVIYRAAGEGNEVGGDFYDVFPIHDGAYGFAIGDVCGTGPEAAAVTGLARHALRLLAREGFPGPAVLERLNAAILDEGARSRFLTLLYGELWPQEDGSALLKVVCAGHPLPLRLRQDGTVEPAAEPQPLLGVLDDLELYEQEVTLDPGDVLLCVTDGVTERREGTRMLGDDGLANVLSTCTGLTAGAVAARILRAVERFAAEPASDDMAILAMRVPEPPRI